A region from the Rhinoderma darwinii isolate aRhiDar2 chromosome 2, aRhiDar2.hap1, whole genome shotgun sequence genome encodes:
- the LIG4 gene encoding DNA ligase 4 — MSSNHLPLKTVASQVPFSDLCNTLERIQKCKNRTEKTNIFKQFLDSWRKFHDALHKDEPKTTDSFYPAMRLILPQLERERMAYGIKETLLAKLYIKVLGLPKDGKDALKLLNYRTPTSNNSDAGDFAAIAYFVLKSRCRKEGNLFIQDVNGHLDSIASNNAGRKKELIEKSLLHLIANTTALEQKWLIRMIIKDMKLGFSQQTVFSIFHPDAVELHNVTTDLEKVCIQLHDPSVCLSDVSISLFSAFKPMLAAIANIQHLEKQMNHQSFYIETKLDGERMQMHKDGDVYKYFSRNGYDYSQQFGGSPLEGSLTPFIHNVFRMDVQNCILDGEMMAFNPNTKTFMQKGNKFDIKRMVDDSELQTCFCVFDILMFNSQKLAHETLRKRYDLLRDIFTPIPGRIHITHKAEASTKKNVVDALNEAIDKREEGIMVKDPMSIYKPDKRGEGWLKIKPEYVNGLMDELDLLIIGGYWGKGLRGGMMSHFLCAVAEKPLPGGKPCIFHSVCRIGSGYTMKELYDLGLKLAPHWKPYRKRDPPTNLLCGTEKPEVFIEPCNSVIVQVKAAEIVHSDMYKTNCTLRFPRIEKIREDKEWYDCMTLDDLEQFREKASGKLASKHLDISEEPAEKKRKTVPKIRKVIGVVSHLKAPDLTNISKQSNMFEEVEFCVMSGTEEHSKADLESMIASCGGIVVQNPGEDTYCVIVGTRNVRVKNIISSNKHDVVRAPWLLECFKNKTFVPWQPHHMIHMCPSTKEHFACEYDCYGDSYVTDTNESELKDLFTRMQSTTEKIPLNMIGDLEQRYSWENSSSSLFRQCVVYLDLFTILNDPLTKIKNSTLSIRAMELRFYGAKVVSHLEEGVSHVVLGDDLTRLAEIKSLRRRFSRKFKIVPVLWVVDSLKMRTLQVEQDYLM, encoded by the coding sequence ATGTCTTCAAATCATCTGCCCCTGAAAACAGTGGCTTCCCAAGTACCTTTTTCAGATCTCTGCAATACTTTAGAAAGAATTCAGAAATGCAAGAACAGAACAgagaaaacaaatatttttaaacaatttCTTGATTCTTGGAGAAAATTCCATGATGCCCTTCACAAGGACGAACCCAAAACGACAGACTCTTTTTATCCAGCTATGAGACTTATTTTACCACAGTTAGAAAGAGAGCGGATGGCTTAtggcattaaagagactctgcttGCCAAACTGTATATTAAAGTTCTTGGTTTGCCCAAAGATGGCAAAGATGCTCTTAAACTTTTAAATTATAGAACTCCTACTAGCAACAATTCAGATGCAGGTGACTTTGCAGCCATTGCGTACTTTGTGCTTAAATCACGTTGCAGAAAAGAAGGAAACTTGTTCATACAAGATGTGAATGGCCATTTAGATTCAATAGCGAGCAACAATGCCGGCAGGAAAAAGGAACTTATAGAAAAAAGTTTGCTGCATTTGATTGCAAACACCAccgctctggaacagaagtggctTATACGGATGATTATAAAGGACATGAAGCTTGGGTTCAGCCAGCAAACCGTTTTTTCGATCTTTCACCCGGATGCGGTAGAACTGCATAATGTCACCACCGATTTAGAAAAAGTGTGTATACAGCTGCATGACCCTAGTGTGTGCCTTAGCGATGTCTCGATTTCACTTTTTTCTGCTTTCAAACCAATGCTTGCTGCAATCGCGAACATTCAACACCTAGAAAAACAAATGAATCACCAGAGTTTTTATATTGAAACGAAGCTTGATGGTGAGAGAATGCAGATGCACAAAGATGGAGATGTTTATAAATACTTCTCCCGAAATGGGTACGATTACTCACAGCAGTTTGGTGGTTCTCCCCTCGAAGGCTCCTTAACACCATTTATTCATAATGTCTTTCGTATGGATGTTCAAAACTGCATACTTGATGGTGAGATGATGGCCTTCAATCCCAATACTAAAACGTTCATGCAGAAAGGTAACAAGTTTGATATCAAAAGGATGGTGGATGATTCCGAACTTCAAACTTGTTTCTGTGTGTTTGATATTTTGATGTTTAATAGCCAGAAGTTAGCTCATGAAACACTTCGAAAAAGATATGATCTCCTTCGGGATATATTTACCCCAATTCCGGGAAGGATCCACATCACTCACAAAGCTGAGGCCAGTACGAAAAAGAATGTCGTTGATGCACTTAATGAGGCAATCGATAAACGCGAAGAAGGAATTATGGTTAAAGATCCTATGTCCATTTATAAGCCAGATAAACGTGGAGAAGGCTGGTTAAAAATCAAACCTGAATATGTTAATGGACTCATGGATGAATTAGATCTTCTAATTATTGGGGGATATTGGGGTAAGGGTCTGCGTGGTGGTATGatgtcacattttttgtgtgctgtgGCCGAGAAACCACTTCCAGGAGGGAAACCGTGTATTTTTCATTCAGTTTGTCGTATTGGCTCTGGCTACACCATGAAAGAATTATATGACCTAGGTTTAAAGTTAGCGCCTCACTGGAAGCCTTATCGTAAAAGAGATCCACCTACAAATCTTTTATGTGGCACTGAAAAACCAGAAGTATTTATTGAGCCTTGTAATTCTGTTATTGTTCAAGTGAAGGCAGCAGAAATTGTTCACAGTGATATGTACAAAACAAACTGTACTCTCCGGTTTCCCCGAATTGAGAAGATCAGAGAAGACAAGGAATGGTATGACTGCATGACACTTGATGACTTGGAACAATTTAGAGAAAAAGCTTCTGGCAAATTAGCATCAAAACACTTAGATATCAGTGAAGAGCCAGCAGAAAAGAAACGGAAAACGGTCCCGAAGATTAGGAAAGTAATCGGTGTCGTTTCTCATTTGAAAGCACCCGATCTTACCAACATCTCAAAGCAGTCAAATATGTTTGAAGAGGTTGAGTTCTGTGTGATGAGTGGAACAGAGGAGCATTCAAAAGCAGATCTAGAGAGCATGATCGCTTCTTGTGGAGGCATAGTAGTCCAAAATCCCGGAGAAGACACCTATTGTGTTATTGTAGGAACTAGAAATGTCAGAGTGAAGAACATCATCTCATCAAATAAGCATGATGTTGTTCGAGCCCCTTGGCTCCTTGAgtgctttaaaaataaaacctttgTACCTTGGCAACCTCACCATATGATTCATATGTGTCCATCTACCAAGGAACACTTTGCTTGTGAATATGACTGCTATGGTGACAGTTATGTCACAGATACTAATGAGTCGGAGCTGAAGGACCTGTTTACCAGAATGCAAAGCACTACAGAAAAAATCCCCCTCAACATGATTGGTGACCTAGAGCAACGCTATTCATGGGAAAATTCTTCTAGCAGTCTATTCCGTCAATGTGTTGTATATCTAGATCTATTTACAATCCTAAATGACCCACTTactaaaattaaaaattctaCTTTGAGTATAAGGGCAATGGAGTTACGCTTTTATGGCGCTAAAGTAGTAAGCCATCTTGAAGAAGGGGTTTCACATGTTGTGTTAGGTGACGACTTGACTCGTTTAGCAGAAATTAAGAGTCTTAGAAGGAGATTTAGCAGGAAATTCAAGATTGTTCCAGTTCTCTGGGTAGTTGATTCACTGAAGATGAGAACACTTCAGGTCGAACAGGATTATTTAatgtaa